The genomic stretch AGTCCGGCCTGCGCTTTGGCCGCGAGGTCGGACAGCCCGGTCACCTGCAGCAGCTTCGGGGTCAGGAACGCGGCCATCTCGCTGCGGTTGTCCATCTGGATGCGACCCATCGAGGCGACGTCCAGCGGCCGGGTCGCGCCCTTGAGCGGGTCGACGATGCGCTGGCTGCGGGCGCCGTAGGACCAGTCGTCGGTGAGCAGGTAGGGGTAGGTGCGGGTGTCGACCACTGCGTTGTTGGCGGTCACGATGTAGCCGTCCGGCGGGTTCTCCACGCTGGGCAGCGCGGCGAACGGGATGTACCCGGTCCAGTCGTAGCGGCTGTCCCAGCCGGGCGCCGGCCACCGCCCGTCACCAGCGCCGCGGACCGGGATCTTGCCGGGTGACTGGTAGCCGATGTTGCCGTCGACGTCGGCGTAGACCAGGTTCTGCGCCGGCACCGCGAACAGCTGGGCTGCCGCCCGGAAGTCGGTCCAGCTCTGCGCGCCGTCTAGGGCCAGCAGCGCGTCAGCGGTACGGCCCGGGTCCAGCGCCGTCCAGCGCAGCGCCACCCCGACGTCGCTGTGCCCCCTGGCCTCCGGGGCGGCCGTGCCGGCGTCCTTGATGTCGGTGCTGGCGTCGGAGATCAGCGGACCGTTGTTGGTGGAGCGGATGGTGATGGTCACCGGGGAGCTGCCGGCCACCTTGACCTGCTCGGTGCGCACGATGAGGGGGCGCGGCGTGCCGTCTACGAGGTACTGGTTGCCCTGGAGCTGCTCGAGGTAGAGGTCACTGACGTCCGGGCCGAGGTTGGTGAACCCCCAGGCGATCCGGTTGTTGTGTCCGATGATCACCCCGGGCACGCCGGAGAACGTGTAGCCGGCGACGTTGAACGGACAGGACGACGACAGCACCCGGCAGTGCAGCCCCATCTGGTACCACAGCGACGGCATCATCGGTGCCAGGTGCGGGTCGTTGGCCAGGATCGGCTTGCCGGTCGTCGTCCGGCTGCCGGACACGACCCACGAGTTCGAGCCGATGCCACCGCCGGTGCCGAGCAGGGTCGGCAGCGAGCTGACCGACGCCTGGACCCGCTCCAGCGCCGCGGTGAACGCCGGGCGGGCTGCCGCCGGCACCGGCTCGGTCACCGCCGCGTTCTGCTCGAAGACTCCGTTGACCACGGCGCCCTGGATGACGATCGGCTGGTGCCGGTCGAACGGGTAGCCTGGGTACAGCTGCTCGGTGCGGGTGACGCCGACCCGGGCCGCGGTGATCGACCGCGCGATCTCGTCCTCCATGTTGCCACGCAGGTCCCAGGCCATCGCCTTGAGCCAGGCGATGGAGTCCACCGGCGTCCACGGCTCGATCGTGTAGCCGCTGTTCTGCAGCCCAGGACGACGTACTCCAGGCTGATCTCGCTCTTGGAGTGCGTGGACAGGTAGGCGTTGACGCCCTTGGTGTAGGCGTCCAGCGCAGCCCGGGTGCGCGGGTCGAGCAACGGCAGCTGCTGCTCGGCGACCCGCCGCCAGCCGAGGGTGCGGACGAACGTGTCGGTCTCGACCTGGTCCTTGCCGAACAGCTCGGCCAGCCGTCCGGCGGTGATGTGCCGGCGGAAGTCCATCTCCCAGAACCGGTCCTGCGCCTGGACGTAGCCCTGCGCGTAGAACAGGTCGGCGGAGGTGTCCGCGCTGACCTGTGGCACCCCGTATGAGTCGCGGATGACCTCGACGCTGTGACTCAGCCCCGGCGCGGTGATCGTCCCCGAGGTCTGCGGGAACGACCGCCGGGTGATCCACATCGCACCGATCGTCCCGATGATGACCAGCAGCGCCACGAAGCCGGCCAGGAAGGCCAGCACGGTCGGCGAACGACGACGTCCCGCACGACGACCCAGGGGGCGACCGTAGCGCCGCGCCCCGTCGCCGAGCGGGGCAACCTCACAGGTGGGTGCCGAGGACGTACCCGAGCGTCGCGACGGCCAGTCCCGCGACCACCGTGAGGCCCACGTTCACCGCCGCGGTCAGCCGGGAACCGGCGGCGGCGAGCCGGTCGGTCTCGTAGCCGAAGGTCGAGAACGTCGTGAGGGCCCCGCAGAACCCCACCCCGGCGAGCAGGGTGAGGTCACGCACGGCCAGCCCCGCGACCACTCCGAGCACGAAGGAGCCGAGCACGTTGACCGTGAAGGTCCCCCACGGGAAGGTCGCATCGGTGCGGCCTTGCACCGCGCGGTCGGTCAGATAGCGCAGCGGCGCGCCCACGGCGGCGCCGGCGCTGACCAGCAGGACGTCGGGCAGGCTCACACGTACCGCACGACCTCGACCGGCTCGACGATCGCGAGCCCCCCGGTGAGCAGCTCCTCCAGCTCGGGCAGGAAGGCCCGGACCTTCTCCTCGGCGTCCACGATGACGACGGTCACCGGCAGGTCCTCGGACAGGCTGAGGATGCGGGTGGTGTGGATGTGGTTGGCGCGCCCGTACCCCTCGATCCCCCGGAACACCGACGTGCCGGCCATCCCGGCCGAGTGTGCCCGGTGCACGATCTCGGTGTAGACGGGCTTGTGGTGCCACTGGTCGGACTCGCCCAGCACCACGGTCAGCCGCAGCGCGGGACCGGCGATCTCCATCAGGCCCTCCTTCGGGGGACGGCGGCCGCGGCGAGCACCCGGCCGAGCCGGACCGCGAGCAGCCCGGCGAGCACGCTGCCGACCATGTAGAGCGCGGCCGTGCCGACGGCGCCGTCCCGCAGCAGGCCAGTGGTCTCGACCGAGAACGTCGAGAACGTCGTGAACCCGCCGAGGACGCCGACGCCGAGGAACGGCCGCACGTACCGGCCGACGATCCAGACCTCCACGACGAACCACATG from Actinomycetes bacterium encodes the following:
- a CDS encoding DUF190 domain-containing protein; this translates as MEIAGPALRLTVVLGESDQWHHKPVYTEIVHRAHSAGMAGTSVFRGIEGYGRANHIHTTRILSLSEDLPVTVVIVDAEEKVRAFLPELEELLTGGLAIVEPVEVVRYV
- a CDS encoding CrcB family protein — its product is MSLPDVLLVSAGAAVGAPLRYLTDRAVQGRTDATFPWGTFTVNVLGSFVLGVVAGLAVRDLTLLAGVGFCGALTTFSTFGYETDRLAAAGSRLTAAVNVGLTVVAGLAVATLGYVLGTHL
- the crcB gene encoding fluoride efflux transporter CrcB — its product is MARDLDVLAVIAAGGVVGSLTRWGIASALPHRGSAYPWATFVENVMGCLLLGVLMWFVVEVWIVGRYVRPFLGVGVLGGFTTFSTFSVETTGLLRDGAVGTAALYMVGSVLAGLLAVRLGRVLAAAAVPRRRA